Part of the Anomaloglossus baeobatrachus isolate aAnoBae1 chromosome 1, aAnoBae1.hap1, whole genome shotgun sequence genome, tcctccttcttcttcctcctccctccttcttcttcctcctcctcctcctcctcctcctcctccttcttcctcctcctcctccttcttcctctcctcctcttcttcttcctcctcctccttcttcttcatcAAACCTAAGAATCCTATCCTGGAAAACCACCTTTCTGGTGGCAATTACCACAGCCAGACGAAAAGGTGAACTCTACGCCTTGTCAGCAAGAGAACCGCACATAAGCATTCTCAAGACAGAATACTATTTTGCTTAGATCAGTCATTCCTTCCATAGGTAGTATCTGAGTTTCACAGTTCCCAGGACATTGTGTTACTATTCTTCTGCCAAAAGTCTACCAATGATAAAGAAGTGGAATTCCATTTCTTAAATGTACATAGAGGAGTAATGAACTACCTTCCAAGAACCAAAACACGGGCAAGAAAGCTGCCAAGAGTACAATCGCTAACTGGATTAAAAATGCAGTCAGCGAAGCATGCAAGAACCAGGGTCTCACAGCTCATTTTACCAGATCAGTGTCAGTCTTTTGGGCCGAGAAACCAGACTCCTCCATTGAGCAGATTTGCAGAGTCACCACTTGGTCCTCAGTCCATACCTTCTTAAAGCATTATAGGCTATATTTGCTATCTAATAAAGACCTATCCTTTGGTCGAAAGGTCCTTAAAGctgttgcccccccccccctccccacttcCTAAGTGTATTTGTTGGTACTCCTCCTGTGGTGGTGTTGTGGATGGAGAATAAAGAAAATAGAATTTGTCTTACCGGTAATTCAGTTTCTAGGAACCCTTCATGACAGCACGGttattccctctctgtctgtttcgcacttaatggcttatttctgaaataaaagatTTAGACCATTCATGCTAGTGTGGTTTCTTGAAAAAAACAACACTACAGATGGGAGGTGGGAAGAGGTTATTTATCCTCTATGTGTTTCCAGTCCATATTAGGGGTGGAGagttaactcctgtggtgctgtcgtagAGGGTTTCCTAGAAACTGAATTGCCAGTATGACAAATCCTATTTTGTCCTCCAGTATTAGatattttatacttgtgtaatgagagcggtggagacggcaggatcacagctgaccacagatttcacatgtccggatcttatcaccattattcccggggacttttacaatattttgttttgcagcttttggatctggataaagatctgaacaatattaattctccagagagaaatgCGAGTGGCGATCagtggagtaaagaggagattcctacagatcaccgccccggtgagtacagaccaccGAATAACGCAAACAAGTCATACATTGCTATTTCTTCGCTCCTTGCGTGTCAGTTTTTCCCAGTggtatattaacccttcatgtaaaATAAACATGAAATGTGACTGAATCTGTGATCTCGATGCAGGTGATAACACAGGATGTGCAGTTATGTTATAGAAGAGAAATACAGCTGGACGTGAATTCTGCCGATGTGAGCGAGGACGAGCTCCAGCTCTTTCCTATTATCCGCTGTCAGGGCTGATGAGGGGTTTCTCCAGTTTAGGGACTAAgaatccattatctcctgttacagtCATGTTAGTGTGTGTGAGAGATACAGAACATGGGGACATAAACCCAAATAACCGGGAGCGGATGGAGATTACTGCTCTGAGGGTCGGTAATGCTGCTCACCAGGGAGGAGGCAGAGACAAAGATGGCAGAGCATTATCATCACATAGCAAATATGGTTACATGAAGACGAGCGTCACCTCTTACATATAACCCATTGTGTCCTGATAGGATGTGTGGGGTCCAGCAATGTAATCCTGATATTGGGGGGTGGGATTCTTGGCTGATTCTTTTACTGACGTCATTTCATCAGTGAATGTGGCGGATACGAATTTAATAATAGCAAATAGCATAAACTATTTctatattctgatttttttttttctaggagTCAAAatgttcagatttatttttttttctttttactcacaAGATGCTGAAATGTAACAAATCTCTCCTTGGTTGCTTATTTCTGTTGCTGACTCCTCCATCTTATAGAGGATTTATGGAAGGAAAGGGGCTGCAGAGCGGTATTCTGTAAGAATTGATTGTTCCTGCACTGGCTCGCCTCCTCTTTTTGCAGCGCCCGGATCATCCTGCTCTGCAGCCCCTTTCCTTCAATGATCAGCTCCGTGTCTTGGGCGGTCGGTGCTGTAGCTTCCGGAGGATTTTTTCTGGGCTGTTTCCAGTGTTGTACCTGCTAGCACAATTTACTGTGGTGAGCGCTGTATTTTGACCCTCACCTTCATGGCATCATAAAGTATAATTCCTCTTATGTCGCCTTATATAAGGCAGCCATGGACACTATGCTTATGTTACCAGATATGATATTCAGTAAATAATATTATTAACTCATTTTCTGTGTGATTTCTTTTTGGAATTGTGGAAGAGTCGTCTTAAATCTAATAAAACCTTCACAATCTGGGCAGCACAACGATACTGCAGTTAGGGGCCTGAATTTACCAATAAAAACCAAGTTCAAATGTTACAATTCATAAAATTTACAAAATCTGTTTTATTCTTTTGACAGAATATTGTGGTATTATACAGAATACATATGAAGAACAAGTCATTATCCCAGATAAATCCTCAGTCCTTCACATTCAAGATCCGTCATCTTATGCTTCTAAACAATATCCTGAGTCACCTCAGAATGTTCAGCAAAATAAAAGCCACATAAGGGGACATCAACAGCAACAAACTCACACAAGGGATGAGCCgtactcctgttcagaatgtgagatATGTTTTAATCAAAAATCACAGCTTATTTTACATCTAAAAGCTAGTCAATGTGGAAAAGTAACCCAAAAGTCTGCTCTAATTTCACATAATATAATTCACAAAGGAAAAACATTTTCTTGTCCAGAATGTGTAAAATGTTTTACTTTGAAATCAAAACTTATTCAACATCTAAAAATTCactcaggggagaagccattttcatgttcagaatgtgggaaatgctttacccAGAAATCAAGTCTTCTTAGACATCTAAAaattcacacaagggagaagctattttcatgttcagaatgtaggaaatgttttgtTCAGAAATCAACGCTTGACCTGCAtataaaaattcacacaggggagaagccattttcatgttcagaatgtaggaaatgttttgtTCGGAAATCAACGCTTGACCTGCAtataaaaattcacacaggggagaagccattttcatgttcagaatgtgggaaatgttttattcagaaatcacagcttgatttgcatataaaaactcacacgggggagaagccattttcatgtccagcatgtgggaaatgtttttatcGGAAATCACCGCTTAATGAGCATATAAAAACTCATatagaggagaagccattttcatgttcagaatgtgggaaatgtttttttcggaaatcacatctttatttgcatataaaaactcacacgggggagaagccattttcatgttcagtatgtgggaaatgttttattcagaaatcacaacttaatttgcatataaaaactcacactggggagaagccattttcatgttcagaatgtgggaaatgttttattctgaaatcacTGCTTGatttgcatataaaaactcatacgagggagaagccattttcatgttcagaatgtgggaaatgttttattcgaaaaTCACATCTTGGTGACCATATAAAAACTCATacgggggaaaagccattttcatgttcagaatgtgggaaatgttttattcggaaatcacatcttgATGGACATATAAAAACTCACAGAAGGTAGCAGACATTTTTATGTTTATAATGAAATGTTATACAGTGGAAACTTGGTTTTAGAGTAACTTAGTTTGAGAGCgtattgcaagacaagcaaagctttttaaaaatttgtaactttgtttaagagcaatgctttgcaataagagtaaATATTCACTGCAAACACTTGTGGTTCAgtcctttcaccatgctctgatccgctctggaggtaactttctgtacatatgtacagtatacagtataccattgcacaggtgGACGTGTTGGTGTGCTCCTCTCATCCCAGTTTGCCTTCCAGGTCATCCCCTCAGTAGCTTCACTCTTGTTTCCTTCTTTTGAAGTCCACACCATTAGACTCTTCAAACCATTCTCCCTGCGAGTGGCAGTTGTGCATCGCCCTTCAGGCTCCTCCCATCAGTTCCTTGATCATTTTGCCACTTTGCTTCCACACTTTTTATCCTGTGACCTTCCCACACTCAACATGGGGGATTTCAACATCCCTATTGACGACCCACTCTCTCCATCTGCCACCCATTTTCTTTCTCTAACCTCGTCATTCGGCCTCTCACAACTCACTAAGTCTCCTACACATGAGGATGAGAATAcgttggacctggtcttctcccgcctcTGCACTCTTCATGACTTCACCAATTTCCctttcccactctctgaccacaaccttttctccttttccatcacaaactgTCTTCAAACATGGGATGCCCCCACCTATCACCCATACAGAATTCTAAGCGCCATCAATACCCAACTGTTAATGAACAATGTGCAGTCCTCcttggctcccatctcctccctctcctgtgcagactctgcagtttcacattataataagacattgcagagtgccctggatgaagctgccccAGCTACATGTAGAAAAAAACCACACAGGCAGCGGCAGCCCTGGTACACGCCTCAAACACGTTTACTACAGCACTGTTCTAGGTGTGCTGagtgtctgtggagaaaatccttttCAGCTGAAGACTTCATCCGCTATAAGTTCATGTTCAAAACctataactctgctctccatctggctaaacaagtatactttaccactctcatcacttcactagccaacaatcctaaacgactctttgaaaccttccactccctcctgagccctaaagcacagaccccggtcaccaacctaagctctgatgatctggccactttcttcttacaaaagatcaacaacatccgcaaagaaatctttgaaaaatcccctcagagccttGATCCGCTCCTTTCCCGCACCTCAAGCTCACTATCAATATtcgagcctgtcacagaagaagtgacaCGTCTCCTTGTCTCTTCCCGCTCAACAACATGCACGagtgaccctcttccctcacatctccttcaggctctctccccagctgtcactacctatctaaccaaaatgtttaacctctcttTCATCAcgtatctttccttcatcatttaaacatgccatcataacccctgTACTTAAAAAACCTTtcctcaatcagaactgtgccgctaactacagaccagtctctaaccttccctttatctctaagctcctggaacgcttggtccactctcggctaatccgctatttatctgaaaactcacttcttgatccctctcaatctggtttccgctctttacactccaccgaaacgg contains:
- the LOC142257449 gene encoding uncharacterized protein LOC142257449: MAARIIPLTLELLSHLTAEDYTVVKTSSDRCQAPVSEGRGGTLSPIPGPPPHPRIHEDINDQKILELTHKMLELVTGEVPIRCQDVTVYFSMEEWEYLEGHKDRYKEVMMEELQPRTSPGLSSTRTTPERCPAPPPPQDPQILDPDKDLNNINSPERNVRGDQRSNEGIPTDHRPDSYNKESSADHISARTKDRGKMAERIIHLTLEIIFHLTGEDYTVVKTFGDRCQAPVSEGRGGTLSPIPGPPLHPRIHEDINDQKILELTNKMLELLTGEVPIRCQDVTVYFSIEEWEYLEGHKERYKEVMMEEHQPRTSPGLSSTRTTPERFTAPPPPPQDPHVDGDLPYELLDLDKDLNNINSPERNASGDQWSKEEIPTDHRPEYCGIIQNTYEEQVIIPDKSSVLHIQDPSSYASKQYPESPQNVQQNKSHIRGHQQQQTHTRDEPYSCSECEICFNQKSQLILHLKASQCGKVTQKSALISHNIIHKGKTFSCPECVKCFTLKSKLIQHLKIHSGEKPFSCSECGKCFTQKSSLLRHLKIHTREKLFSCSECRKCFVQKSTLDLHIKIHTGEKPFSCSECRKCFVRKSTLDLHIKIHTGEKPFSCSECGKCFIQKSQLDLHIKTHTGEKPFSCPACGKCFYRKSPLNEHIKTHIEEKPFSCSECGKCFFRKSHLYLHIKTHTGEKPFSCSVCGKCFIQKSQLNLHIKTHTGEKPFSCSECGKCFILKSLLDLHIKTHTREKPFSCSECGKCFIRKSHLGDHIKTHTGEKPFSCSECGKCFIRKSHLDGHIKTHRR